A genomic stretch from Diachasmimorpha longicaudata isolate KC_UGA_2023 chromosome 2, iyDiaLong2, whole genome shotgun sequence includes:
- the LOC135159804 gene encoding trehalase isoform X5 yields MLIARSAQGAAAANPVNNRRLCCISPSNLQSIKSTVTRHGNYYHCFKETGVRGKYREKILRYRIVGNWENAALLELRPTRRVRKSTGIRYTPITKNEIYCHGELLHTVQMATLYQDSKTFVDMKMKKPAEETLRAFHRMMNRTDQTPTKEEIQNFVDNNFDPPGSEFETWIPGDWRVDPTFLTRVKDKELRKFASDLNDIWKLLGRKMKDDVRINEHLYSIIYVPNPVIVPGGRFREFYYWDSYWIMKGLLLSEMFTTVKGMLSNFVTIVDKIGLIPNGGRIYYEMRSQPPMLIPMVKDYLAVTKDYDWLRDNLWLLEKEFEFWMTNRTIEVEKDGKNYTLARFYEESKGPRPESYRQDYSSSQQFRTNEEKENYYRDLKTAAESGWDFSSRWFILDGTNRGNLSNIKTRYIIPVELNAILYYNAVLLADFNEKIGNTSKAIMYKQKAEEWKTAVNAVLWHEEVGVWLDYDLLNDIKRDYFYPTNIVPLWTDCYDITKREDYVAKTLKYLEKNQIMINLGGIPATLEHSGEQWDYPNAWPPLQYFVIESLDKTGDAWAQRLAYEMSERWVRSNFKAFNATNTMYEKYDATVSGGGGGGGEYEVQLGFGWSNGLVMHLIDKYGDRLAAEDRFLPVQIVEEAIRQSSTGASVTVSTAGQMMTGLIALIISVAAGYIG; encoded by the exons ATGTTGATTGCTAGGAGTGCACAGGGTGCTGCTGCAGCAAACCCTGTTAATAATCGTCGCCTGTGTTGCATATCTCCTTCAAATTTACAGAGCATTAAGTCAACTGTTACACGACATGGTAATTATTATCACTGTTTCAAAGAGACTGGTGTACGTGGAAAATatagagagaaaattttacgatatcggaTTGTGGGAAATTG GGAGAATGCGGCACTTCTGGAGCTGAGACCAACTCGCAGAGTGCGCAAATCCACGGGAATTCGTTACACTCCCATTACCAAAAA TGAGATTTACTGCCACGGTGAGCTACTGCATACAGTACAGATGGCCACACTCTATCAGGATTCGAAGACATTTGTGgacatgaaaatgaaaaaaccagCAGAGGAAACACTGCGTGCATTTCACAGAATGATGAATCGTACTGATCAGACACCGACTAAGGAGGAGATACAGAATTttgttgataataattttgatccaCCGGGATCTGAATTCGAAACTTGGATACCGGGCGATTGGCGAGTTGATCCAACATTTTTGACTAGAGTCAAGGACAAGGAGTTGAGAAAATTTGCATCAGACTTGAATGACATATGGAAATTATTGGgtagaaaaatgaaagatgATGTTAGAATTAATGAGCATCTTTATTCAATAATATATGTACCAAATCCGGTAATAGTACCTGGTGGTAGATTTCGTGAATTTTATTACTGGGATTCCTACTGGATTATGAAGGGACTATTGCTCTCTGAAATGTTCACGACGGTCAAGGGTATGCTGAGTAACTTTGTTACAATTGTCGACAAAATTGGCCTCATACCCAATGGCGGAAGAATATATTACGAAATGCGATCTCAGCCACCGATGTTGATACCTATGGTTAAGGATTATCTCGCTGTGACGAAAGACTACGATTGGCTGAGGGATAATCTCTGGTTATTGGAGAAagaatttgaattttggaTGACTAATCGAACTATTGAAGTGGAAAAAGATGGTAAAAATTATACTCTGGCGAGGTTCTACGAAGAATCTAAGGGACCAAGACCGGAGTCATACAG GCAGGATTACTCGAGTAGCCAACAGTTCCGGACGAATGAGGAGAAGGAGAATTATTACAGGGACCTCAAAACAGCTGCTGAATCTGGATGGGATTTTTCCAGTCGCTGGTTCATACTCGATGGAACTAATAGAG gCAACTTGTCGAATATTAAAACACGGTACATCATTCCAGTCGAGCTCAATGCTATACTGTACTATAATGCTGTTCTTCTGGCTGactttaatgagaaaattggtAACACGAGTAAAGCAATAATGTATAAGCAGAAAGCTGAAGAATGGAAAACAGCAGTTAACGCTGTCCTGTGGCATGAAGAAGTTGGTGTGTGGCTTGACTATGATCTCCTCAATGATATAAAACGTGATTATTTCTATCCAACGAATATTGTTCCCCTATGGACTGACTGTTACGATATTACGAAGAGGGAGGATTATGTGGCTAAGACGTTGAAGTATCTTGAGAAAAATCAGATTATGATTAATCTCGGGGGTATACCAGCTACTCTGGAGCATTCGGGTGAACAGTGGGACTATCCGAATGCCTGGCCACCTTTGCAGTATTTTGTTATTGAATCGTTGGATAAAACTGGAGATGCTTGGGCCCAAAGGCTAGCTTATGAAATGAGTGAGAGATGGGTCAGGAGCAATTTCAAGGCTTTCAATGCAACCAACACCATGTATGAGAAG TACGATGCCACTGTCTCtggtggtggaggtggtggtggagAGTATGAGGTTCAACTGGGCTTTGGCTGGTCCAACGGTCTGGTAATGCACTTAATCGATAAATATGGAGATCGTCTAGCTGCTGAGGATCGTTTTCTACCTGTTCAAATAGTCGAAGAGGCAATTCGGCAGTCTTCAACGGGTGCTTCTGTCACTGTGTCAACAGCCGGACAAATGATGACGGGTCTCATTGCGCTGATTATATCAGTCGCTGCAGGATACATCGGGTGA